In Pajaroellobacter abortibovis, the following are encoded in one genomic region:
- a CDS encoding DUF503 domain-containing protein, giving the protein MVVGVLKIVFHIPHARTLKEKRRVIQRFRDRTLNQFDVSIAEVDKQDHIQCAVFGICVVSSVASVCDSILEQVTTAATLQEEAILIERKTERLFFGGDFFE; this is encoded by the coding sequence ATGGTAGTCGGTGTTTTGAAAATAGTATTTCATATCCCTCATGCGCGTACGCTTAAAGAGAAGAGAAGAGTTATACAGCGATTTCGGGATAGAACTCTCAATCAATTTGATGTGTCGATCGCGGAAGTGGATAAACAAGATCATATTCAATGTGCTGTCTTTGGGATTTGTGTAGTCTCTTCTGTGGCTTCTGTGTGTGACTCGATTCTTGAACAAGTGACAACAGCAGCAACTCTTCAAGAGGAAGCAATTTTGATAGAACGAAAAACTGAACGGCTTTTTTTTGGCGGGGATTTTTTTGAGTGA
- the rbfA gene encoding 30S ribosome-binding factor RbfA has protein sequence MSQVSERIQEALSLFIGRNLDDKRLLHVVIVDVQLSADLRNAKVYFRLLVGGNQSAHRCATLKALIHASSLLRYEIAKQLKLRYAPDFRFYYDESGDRQSRLETLFNEIANETKESEQEKANHADESCDKDF, from the coding sequence GTGTCACAGGTTTCTGAGAGAATCCAAGAGGCGCTTTCTCTCTTTATTGGAAGAAATCTTGATGATAAGCGCTTGCTTCATGTGGTGATAGTGGACGTTCAGTTGTCTGCTGACTTGCGCAATGCAAAAGTCTATTTTCGTTTGTTGGTAGGTGGGAACCAGTCGGCGCATCGCTGTGCTACACTCAAAGCACTAATCCACGCATCTTCCCTCCTGCGGTACGAGATTGCGAAACAATTGAAATTGCGCTACGCACCGGACTTTCGTTTTTATTATGATGAAAGTGGGGATAGACAAAGCCGCCTTGAAACGCTCTTTAATGAGATCGCAAACGAAACAAAGGAGAGCGAACAAGAGAAAGCCAATCATGCTGACGAATCTTGCGATAAGGATTTCTAA
- a CDS encoding NAD(P)-dependent oxidoreductase translates to MNLLIADQFHSSALEELYTLPLTTHYEPNLTEEELEEKIAEVSILVVRSTPVTAKMIAAAKSLHLIVRAGTEYNTIDVQAASKRGIYVAHVPGKNATAVAELVFGLLLSLDRRIPDAVNSLRNGSWERSPFKKAEGLYGKSIGIAGLGATGKEVAYRAKAFGLRVIAFSRRLTHARAHELGVQAVGSIEELAKQSDILTIHLPLTEKTKGLISQKIFDLLPERAIFINVARAGIVDYHAMRKAIQSHHLRAAIDVYPNEPQEGNNPYASWFVAPVSDQGFLYGTPHIASATDQAQSAIASEVVHIIRSFVLEGYVPHVVNMLHTSSARFQLIIRMKDRAGVLGNTLTVLKKHGIHVEEVINKGFEGGEATCAKLRILSSPSEACLAEIRAIQQVIHLALIPLPNLA, encoded by the coding sequence ATGAACCTTCTAATCGCAGATCAATTCCATTCCAGCGCTCTTGAAGAACTCTACACGCTCCCTCTCACAACTCATTATGAGCCTAATTTGACGGAAGAAGAGCTAGAAGAAAAAATTGCTGAGGTCAGTATTTTGGTCGTCCGATCGACTCCTGTAACTGCCAAAATGATCGCAGCAGCAAAATCGCTCCATTTAATTGTGCGAGCAGGTACGGAGTACAACACAATTGATGTGCAGGCAGCGAGTAAGCGCGGGATCTATGTAGCTCATGTTCCCGGGAAAAACGCTACAGCAGTAGCCGAGCTCGTTTTCGGACTTCTGCTCAGTCTAGACAGACGCATCCCTGATGCAGTTAATTCACTGCGAAATGGTTCCTGGGAAAGGAGTCCCTTCAAGAAAGCAGAAGGGCTTTATGGGAAATCCATCGGGATCGCTGGATTGGGCGCTACCGGGAAAGAGGTAGCATACCGAGCAAAGGCATTTGGGCTTCGCGTTATTGCATTTAGTCGCAGACTCACCCACGCACGCGCTCACGAGCTAGGAGTACAAGCGGTCGGGAGCATTGAAGAACTTGCCAAACAATCTGACATTCTAACCATCCATCTCCCCTTAACAGAAAAAACAAAAGGGCTCATCAGTCAGAAAATCTTCGATTTACTCCCTGAGCGAGCGATCTTCATCAACGTGGCACGCGCTGGGATTGTCGATTATCATGCGATGAGAAAAGCAATTCAATCACATCATCTGCGCGCCGCAATCGATGTGTACCCCAACGAACCCCAAGAAGGCAACAATCCGTATGCTTCATGGTTTGTTGCCCCTGTTTCCGATCAAGGCTTCCTCTATGGCACCCCTCACATTGCATCTGCTACCGATCAAGCACAATCTGCCATTGCCAGCGAGGTCGTTCATATTATTCGTTCTTTTGTGCTCGAAGGGTATGTTCCTCATGTAGTTAATATGCTTCATACCTCTTCTGCACGCTTTCAACTAATCATACGCATGAAAGATAGGGCAGGGGTCTTAGGAAACACTCTCACAGTCCTTAAAAAACATGGTATCCACGTTGAAGAAGTGATCAACAAAGGTTTTGAAGGAGGGGAGGCAACATGTGCCAAGTTGCGTATTTTAAGCAGTCCAAGTGAAGCATGTCTCGCTGAAATCCGAGCCATCCAACAAGTTATCCACCTTGCCCTTATCCCCCTACCTAACCTTGCTTGA
- a CDS encoding class I SAM-dependent methyltransferase yields the protein MISNPLVPFSQREAIEKYYDQFSAAYDQKRRPFMPEGYHAFLDDREIDLIRRYGEGKEILECGCGTGLLLEKIRLFAKQARGLDISSGMLRKAEERGLSVSKGSITAIPFKDESFDLTCSFKTLPHVPEIGRALAEMARVTRSGGVVLAEFYNLMSLRTLLKKVGPARSVAHMTRENGVYTRFDGPWRIFRFLPPTLHLEAFHGIRILAPVAGAFRIPGVKTLLEWGERTLADTKASLLGGFLVAILRKKSDSLYNR from the coding sequence GTGATTTCAAATCCATTAGTACCCTTCTCTCAGAGAGAGGCAATTGAAAAATATTATGATCAGTTTTCTGCAGCTTATGATCAAAAGAGGCGCCCTTTTATGCCAGAAGGATACCATGCCTTTTTGGACGATCGGGAAATCGATCTGATCAGGCGCTATGGAGAGGGAAAAGAGATCCTTGAATGTGGTTGTGGGACGGGTCTTCTCTTGGAAAAGATCAGATTATTCGCAAAGCAAGCGCGTGGGCTTGATATCTCTTCGGGTATGTTGAGGAAAGCGGAAGAGAGAGGACTTTCAGTCTCTAAAGGGAGTATTACTGCAATCCCTTTCAAGGATGAGTCTTTTGACCTGACATGCTCTTTTAAAACGCTGCCTCATGTTCCTGAGATTGGTCGAGCTTTGGCGGAGATGGCTCGCGTGACGCGATCAGGCGGGGTTGTTCTAGCGGAGTTTTATAATTTGATGAGCCTGCGAACCCTTCTTAAGAAAGTGGGCCCAGCACGTTCAGTGGCACATATGACTCGGGAAAACGGAGTATATACGCGTTTTGATGGACCATGGCGAATTTTTCGCTTTCTTCCTCCTACATTGCATCTTGAAGCGTTTCACGGAATCCGCATCTTGGCTCCTGTGGCGGGTGCTTTTCGGATCCCTGGAGTCAAAACGCTACTCGAGTGGGGCGAGCGGACTCTCGCAGATACCAAAGCATCCCTTCTGGGGGGATTTTTGGTAGCTATTTTAAGAAAAAAGAGCGATTCGCTTTACAATCGATAA
- a CDS encoding MXAN_5808 family serine peptidase, with amino-acid sequence MKLDSRFVRITVFVVLFGTATQLALYFKGVSLWRGFAPAIAANTLSSFPAQKKPSSYDLTQLRVVNEVLKIVRDRYIDPKRVRPREMLLSALNYIQREIAQVMIQHEGDEPRVKVILEAAEQEFRVDDVQGIWDVSARLKQIFSFLQKGLQGTEIDLQEVEYVACNGMLHTLDPHTVLLSPMAYKEMTLSTSGQFGGLGIGVGIRDQQLTVISPMPGTPAFRAGIKKYDRILQINQESTLNMGLTEAVNYLRGAPGTKVMVWIHRDGPQGWAGAKPFELVREVIHVISEEHKLLEGNIGLIRIKQFQASTASDLDAALTQMRKQGALKGLILDLRYNPGGLLDQAIKVADKFIREGPLVATVGNPSEGREEKYAHPEGDEPNYPMVVLVNGASASASEIVAGALKNHHRALVVGETTFGKGTVQMVFTDLPEKAALKMTIAQYLTEPGDISIQGVGITPDVELVPMVVDPLEMDLTGNISGIKERDLSRSLSSMRISEGQKPSEVVRYYFSSKEQQELRDRAGDFEEGGVIDFPIRFARDLIAHVPPTSGKRLEQLNAVKPFVQEARLKEIEKVKVELAKYGINWSDVPSGKGAGSPSDAYVVQESAPSAEVVVETDRKENEVVAGEPIMLRVTVANKGSSPFYRLLAVTKSDNPFLDKKELIFGKIEPDKKQTAMVFLGVCSAEGIKPSFSKGTPPKGSSKACKIPSSTLSRSDGITIHFSEARGWAPPDVDTRVTIHALERPSFAYNYQIVDNRKGNGDGLVQKGEAFTLYLTVRNVGKGRSYETQANLRNLSGDGLLLREGRFDISSMQPGEVRQVAFTFDIQPQLQENEARLELSIADRDLHEVVTEKIRMIIREGILIRSEQSLVQAKQMEAVLLQSPLRDARVIGKLLPDVQVPAVGVTAGGDYYKVVFAKGRFGFVCASEVEKRAQGGVSPPSFVAFEESITRAPPALEVSIPTFATRESTISIKGVAEDKAQLLDAYIFVGFRKVFYRSNKAGADPKRMEFEATLPLQPGPNVVTVVARETPDTIAKRVFVIRRDGTQGEILHSPKGDEEWSENSLVGE; translated from the coding sequence ATGAAATTGGACTCACGATTCGTTCGGATTACCGTATTTGTTGTTCTGTTTGGCACAGCTACTCAACTCGCTCTCTACTTCAAAGGCGTGAGCTTGTGGCGTGGGTTTGCTCCTGCGATTGCTGCCAATACGCTCAGCTCCTTTCCTGCTCAAAAGAAGCCTTCCTCTTATGACTTAACTCAGCTGCGAGTTGTCAATGAAGTTCTGAAAATCGTGCGCGATCGTTATATCGATCCAAAGCGCGTAAGACCGCGAGAGATGTTGCTTTCTGCTCTCAACTATATTCAGCGGGAAATAGCTCAAGTGATGATCCAACATGAGGGGGATGAGCCGCGTGTCAAAGTGATTCTTGAAGCCGCAGAGCAAGAGTTTCGGGTCGATGATGTGCAGGGTATCTGGGATGTAAGCGCTCGCTTAAAGCAGATCTTCTCTTTTCTTCAAAAGGGGCTTCAAGGGACGGAGATCGATCTGCAGGAAGTCGAATATGTGGCATGCAACGGTATGTTGCACACGCTTGACCCTCATACGGTGCTCCTTTCTCCCATGGCCTACAAAGAGATGACTCTTTCTACGAGTGGCCAATTTGGTGGATTAGGGATTGGAGTCGGCATTCGGGACCAGCAGCTGACAGTGATCAGTCCCATGCCGGGGACACCTGCTTTCCGTGCAGGGATTAAAAAGTACGATCGTATTCTTCAGATCAATCAAGAATCGACTCTCAATATGGGGTTGACTGAGGCTGTCAACTACTTGAGGGGAGCTCCAGGGACGAAAGTGATGGTTTGGATCCATCGTGATGGACCTCAGGGGTGGGCGGGTGCGAAGCCTTTTGAGTTGGTTCGCGAAGTGATTCACGTCATCAGTGAGGAGCATAAGCTTCTCGAAGGGAATATCGGGCTCATTCGCATTAAACAGTTTCAAGCGAGTACGGCGTCCGATCTTGATGCGGCCCTGACTCAAATGAGGAAGCAAGGGGCATTGAAAGGATTGATCTTAGACCTTCGTTACAATCCAGGAGGGTTACTCGACCAAGCGATTAAGGTCGCAGATAAGTTCATTCGAGAAGGGCCTCTTGTTGCTACTGTTGGGAATCCGAGTGAAGGGCGCGAAGAGAAATATGCGCATCCTGAAGGGGATGAGCCTAATTACCCCATGGTTGTTCTTGTCAACGGAGCTTCTGCTAGCGCTAGTGAGATTGTGGCGGGTGCTCTTAAAAATCACCACCGCGCTTTGGTTGTTGGCGAAACCACTTTTGGTAAGGGGACTGTCCAGATGGTCTTCACAGATTTGCCTGAGAAGGCAGCTCTTAAAATGACCATCGCCCAATACCTGACGGAACCCGGGGATATTTCTATTCAGGGGGTTGGGATCACGCCTGATGTTGAGTTGGTCCCCATGGTTGTCGATCCGCTTGAGATGGATCTGACGGGCAATATTTCTGGGATTAAAGAGCGCGATCTGTCTCGCAGTCTTTCTAGTATGCGTATCTCAGAGGGTCAAAAGCCATCTGAAGTCGTCCGTTATTATTTCTCTTCAAAAGAGCAGCAAGAGTTGCGAGATCGAGCAGGAGATTTTGAAGAGGGTGGTGTTATTGATTTCCCAATCCGATTTGCACGCGATCTGATTGCCCACGTACCACCTACATCGGGAAAACGATTGGAGCAGCTCAATGCGGTTAAGCCTTTTGTGCAAGAAGCTCGATTGAAGGAAATCGAGAAGGTTAAAGTAGAGCTAGCTAAATATGGGATCAATTGGTCTGATGTCCCCTCTGGTAAGGGGGCTGGTTCTCCTTCGGATGCCTATGTGGTTCAGGAATCTGCCCCCTCTGCTGAGGTTGTGGTAGAGACAGATCGCAAGGAGAATGAAGTAGTCGCTGGAGAGCCTATCATGCTCCGTGTCACGGTAGCCAACAAGGGTTCTTCTCCCTTTTATCGGTTGTTGGCTGTTACAAAAAGCGACAACCCATTTCTCGATAAGAAAGAACTGATTTTTGGGAAAATAGAGCCAGATAAAAAACAGACTGCTATGGTCTTTTTGGGAGTGTGTTCAGCAGAAGGGATTAAGCCATCATTCAGTAAAGGAACCCCTCCTAAAGGGTCCTCTAAAGCTTGCAAAATTCCTTCTAGTACCCTGAGCCGATCGGATGGGATCACCATTCATTTTTCTGAGGCGCGCGGATGGGCACCGCCCGATGTTGATACAAGAGTGACTATCCATGCGCTTGAAAGGCCTAGTTTTGCATACAATTATCAGATTGTTGATAATCGAAAAGGGAATGGGGATGGGCTCGTTCAGAAAGGGGAGGCATTTACTCTTTATCTTACGGTCCGAAATGTTGGGAAGGGGCGCTCTTATGAAACTCAAGCTAATCTGAGGAATTTATCTGGAGATGGTCTTCTGTTGCGAGAAGGGCGATTTGATATCTCTTCCATGCAACCTGGTGAAGTTCGGCAGGTCGCTTTTACTTTTGATATTCAGCCGCAGCTCCAAGAAAATGAAGCCCGGTTAGAACTATCTATTGCCGATCGCGATTTGCATGAAGTTGTGACGGAAAAGATCAGGATGATTATCCGAGAAGGGATCCTCATTCGATCGGAGCAGTCTTTGGTTCAAGCGAAGCAGATGGAGGCTGTTCTCCTACAGTCTCCTTTGCGGGATGCGCGGGTAATTGGAAAGCTGCTTCCTGATGTGCAGGTCCCCGCTGTTGGAGTTACCGCTGGGGGGGATTATTACAAAGTGGTGTTTGCAAAAGGACGATTTGGGTTTGTGTGTGCTTCTGAAGTGGAGAAAAGAGCACAAGGAGGGGTATCCCCGCCTTCGTTTGTAGCATTTGAAGAGTCGATTACCCGCGCTCCACCTGCTCTTGAGGTCAGCATTCCAACTTTTGCAACCCGGGAGTCTACTATTTCCATTAAAGGGGTTGCAGAAGACAAAGCCCAACTGTTAGACGCCTATATTTTTGTTGGGTTCCGTAAGGTGTTTTATCGTTCCAATAAAGCAGGGGCTGACCCAAAGAGAATGGAGTTTGAAGCGACTCTCCCCCTTCAGCCAGGGCCGAATGTCGTTACAGTGGTGGCTCGGGAGACCCCTGATACCATTGCGAAGCGCGTTTTTGTGATCCGGCGGGATGGAACCCAAGGGGAAATTCTGCATTCTCCTAAAGGGGATGAGGAGTGGAGTGAAAATAGTCTGGTAGGGGAGTGA
- the acpS gene encoding holo-ACP synthase, translating to MIVGIGLDVCSIPRIRNALEKYGERFYDRICTQAERRDLIGREQATALAGRFAAKEAFAKALDGALGVGWHDVQVLRATNGKPILHLEGAALSLVRIRCAVRWYVTLTHDAGIAAAVVLLEGEP from the coding sequence ATGATTGTGGGTATTGGTCTTGATGTGTGTTCCATTCCTCGCATTCGAAATGCGCTGGAGAAATATGGAGAGCGGTTTTACGATCGAATTTGCACCCAGGCAGAGCGTCGAGATCTGATAGGAAGAGAGCAGGCCACGGCGCTTGCAGGTCGCTTCGCAGCGAAGGAAGCTTTTGCAAAGGCCTTGGATGGTGCACTGGGAGTTGGCTGGCATGATGTGCAAGTCCTTCGCGCTACCAATGGGAAACCGATTCTTCACCTTGAAGGTGCTGCGCTTTCGTTGGTTCGCATTCGATGTGCTGTTCGGTGGTATGTGACGTTGACGCATGATGCTGGGATTGCTGCTGCTGTAGTGCTTCTGGAGGGAGAACCATGA
- a CDS encoding bifunctional ADP-dependent NAD(P)H-hydrate dehydratase/NAD(P)H-hydrate epimerase: MKAVLSCEQMRAFDRHAITSWGIPGNLLMENAGRGAAEFIQTELLPGCTGVQVVMVIGSGNNGGDGLVVARHLLCSGVHVRVFAIGERARRSKELLEQCAIWLSLGGKIHEIDEEDGILELEKALENADVVVDALFGIGLSRPIAGRSSQVIRAINCARGVRVSLDLPSGLDGDQGDVLGDAVCADWTLTFGCLKLGLLTSSGAVRAGQVRLLSLGVPQPPPFLRVGAYLPEPSDICAQLSPRSLNVYKGRAGRVVIVGGSEGKVGAVLLAARAALRSGAGTVTIASWPEVVGAVEGKLPEAMTFSLKRDRLVDQVDEIIEGKRVVVIGPGFGFDEGSKRVFFHISTSFKGLCVVDADAITLLSHAYEQYVDQSIAGPRIFTPHSGEAARLLKASGNAAFASSTQVEADRYAAIRELIAATRGVVILKGLYSLIGEWGRPLVVNPTGNPLLATPGSGDVLTGVLAALGCALPPFEAAYCATYLHGLAGDCAIDRFGDRGLLASEVADYIPSVISQLCSRGFHRTSSR; the protein is encoded by the coding sequence ATGAAAGCGGTCCTTTCCTGTGAGCAAATGCGCGCTTTTGATCGCCACGCAATCACCTCTTGGGGGATTCCCGGTAACCTCCTGATGGAAAATGCAGGTCGTGGTGCGGCTGAATTCATTCAGACGGAACTGTTGCCTGGTTGCACTGGTGTGCAGGTAGTTATGGTGATCGGCTCTGGAAATAACGGTGGGGATGGATTGGTCGTCGCTCGCCATCTTCTTTGTTCTGGTGTACACGTGCGCGTTTTTGCCATCGGAGAACGAGCGCGGCGGAGTAAAGAGCTGCTTGAGCAATGCGCGATATGGCTTTCGTTGGGGGGAAAGATTCATGAGATCGATGAGGAGGACGGGATCCTAGAGCTGGAGAAAGCCTTGGAGAATGCTGATGTTGTGGTCGATGCCCTTTTCGGGATAGGGCTATCCAGACCTATTGCAGGGCGTTCCAGTCAAGTGATCCGTGCAATCAATTGTGCGAGAGGGGTTCGTGTTTCTCTCGATCTCCCTTCGGGATTAGATGGAGATCAGGGAGACGTGTTAGGTGATGCGGTGTGCGCTGATTGGACGCTCACGTTTGGCTGTCTCAAACTTGGGCTATTGACCTCTTCCGGAGCGGTTAGGGCAGGACAAGTGCGGTTGCTCTCTTTGGGGGTTCCGCAACCCCCCCCTTTTCTACGAGTCGGAGCCTATCTTCCCGAACCGTCCGATATATGTGCTCAGCTCTCTCCTCGATCGCTCAATGTGTATAAAGGGAGGGCAGGGCGTGTTGTGATTGTTGGGGGCTCGGAAGGTAAGGTGGGGGCTGTCCTGCTGGCAGCTCGTGCGGCTTTGCGCAGTGGAGCGGGGACGGTTACAATTGCTAGCTGGCCAGAAGTAGTTGGAGCCGTCGAAGGGAAGCTTCCCGAAGCGATGACATTTTCCTTGAAACGCGATCGATTGGTCGATCAAGTAGATGAAATCATCGAGGGGAAGCGTGTGGTTGTAATCGGTCCTGGCTTTGGTTTTGATGAAGGGTCAAAACGCGTATTTTTTCATATTTCTACTTCGTTCAAAGGGCTTTGCGTTGTGGATGCAGATGCGATTACGTTGTTGTCGCATGCCTATGAGCAGTATGTCGATCAATCGATCGCGGGACCAAGAATTTTCACACCCCATTCTGGGGAAGCCGCGAGGCTCCTCAAGGCCAGTGGGAATGCAGCCTTCGCTTCTTCCACCCAGGTGGAGGCCGATCGGTATGCTGCGATCCGAGAATTGATCGCTGCAACGAGAGGGGTGGTCATTTTGAAAGGCCTGTATTCTCTGATTGGAGAATGGGGTAGACCGCTTGTCGTCAATCCGACAGGCAATCCTCTTCTTGCTACACCTGGATCAGGCGATGTGCTTACGGGAGTGCTTGCTGCCCTCGGGTGTGCCTTGCCTCCGTTTGAAGCTGCTTATTGCGCTACATACCTTCACGGTCTTGCTGGAGATTGCGCGATCGATCGCTTTGGAGATCGGGGACTCCTTGCTTCTGAAGTGGCGGATTATATCCCTTCCGTCATCTCTCAGCTCTGTTCTCGAGGATTCCACCGTACATCTTCGAGATGA
- a CDS encoding ATP:cob(I)alamin adenosyltransferase, with protein sequence MCRRPERAVLATDDPPSRSEITIYLNQLSDLLFVLACYANQAVHLEDVRWNPREQS encoded by the coding sequence ATCTGCCGACGCCCAGAAAGGGCTGTTCTTGCTACTGACGATCCCCCTTCGCGTTCAGAAATCACTATTTATCTTAATCAACTCAGCGATCTTCTTTTCGTACTGGCATGCTATGCCAATCAAGCAGTTCATCTCGAAGATGTACGGTGGAATCCTCGAGAACAGAGCTGA
- a CDS encoding ATP:cob(I)alamin adenosyltransferase translates to MGVASTLEPEECDSLLGGLQTVLFPIGSELSCIPGKEHKLTIPFIQTSDMESLEREINQIDSHLQLLKNIHYAWRKPLRSDAPSCLNYLPTPRKGCSCY, encoded by the coding sequence ATTGGGGTTGCAAGCACCTTGGAACCCGAAGAGTGCGATTCCCTCTTAGGGGGTCTCCAAACTGTTCTCTTTCCGATCGGTTCAGAGCTTTCCTGCATTCCAGGCAAAGAACATAAACTAACTATCCCTTTCATCCAAACAAGCGATATGGAAAGCCTGGAACGGGAGATCAACCAGATCGATTCTCATCTTCAGCTTCTTAAAAACATTCATTATGCCTGGAGGAAGCCCTTAAGGAGCGATGCTCCATCTTGCTTGAACTATCTGCCGACGCCCAGAAAGGGCTGTTCTTGCTACTGA
- a CDS encoding Bor/Iss family lipoprotein, translating to MKASFSIKPLLLSICWLSVGLGYYKTTIHSSTLSASSLIPLEYDKKWHHGFVHGLVEVSGPYNLKEICPAGWSEVETQTSSLNVLASAFTWSLYTPQAVTTCCRERQMPTKKQLPPQRPFPIPLHSQLLPFQEPNPYLTPCAQFVTLKRTGKGLYQKRG from the coding sequence ATGAAAGCTTCTTTCTCCATCAAACCTCTTTTACTATCGATCTGTTGGCTTAGTGTAGGACTAGGATACTATAAGACGACGATTCACTCAAGTACCCTATCCGCTTCTTCTCTGATTCCTCTTGAATATGATAAGAAATGGCATCACGGCTTTGTCCATGGGCTTGTCGAAGTGAGTGGCCCTTATAATCTCAAAGAAATTTGCCCTGCTGGGTGGTCTGAGGTAGAGACACAAACGTCCTCCTTGAACGTGCTGGCAAGTGCCTTCACCTGGTCTCTGTATACGCCTCAAGCCGTTACCACATGCTGCAGAGAAAGGCAGATGCCAACAAAGAAGCAACTGCCACCGCAACGCCCGTTTCCGATTCCCCTTCACAGCCAGTTGCTCCCATTTCAGGAACCCAACCCATACTTAACTCCCTGTGCACAATTCGTCACATTGAAACGAACCGGCAAGGGTCTATACCAAAAAAGGGGATAA
- a CDS encoding Bor/Iss family lipoprotein, producing MQDVTKQHSIYPTEAQKTKNHASWTDFFIFGLVGDKSIDVTEFCPNGHVAQMSTGINTGTVLASRLTLGIIHPARSMSLVPNQPHLLLPLAL from the coding sequence TTGCAGGATGTTACAAAGCAACACTCAATATATCCAACCGAAGCTCAAAAAACCAAAAACCATGCTTCGTGGACCGATTTTTTTATTTTCGGCCTAGTCGGTGATAAAAGCATCGATGTAACCGAATTCTGTCCAAATGGCCACGTGGCTCAGATGAGTACGGGAATCAACACAGGCACAGTACTCGCTAGCAGACTTACCTTGGGCATTATACACCCCGCAAGGTCTATGTCACTCGTGCCAAACCAACCACATCTATTGCTTCCTCTAGCCCTCTAA
- the yajC gene encoding preprotein translocase subunit YajC — protein MVQSSQENSSPAPGPGVGGLFSLLPLLMFVPLFFLMFRRQKKEQQQREKLKKGDRIVTQAGLIGELVEVEGQVAKVKIASNTLVHVVFNTISPFSIDPSKVQSGRESVAKEGGHLSDKK, from the coding sequence GTGGTTCAATCTTCGCAGGAAAATTCTTCCCCCGCTCCCGGACCCGGCGTTGGCGGATTGTTCTCTCTTTTGCCTCTTTTAATGTTTGTGCCTCTTTTTTTCTTGATGTTCAGAAGGCAGAAAAAAGAGCAACAGCAGCGAGAAAAATTGAAGAAAGGGGATCGTATTGTTACACAAGCTGGCCTCATTGGTGAACTTGTCGAGGTCGAGGGGCAGGTCGCAAAAGTCAAAATTGCTTCAAATACCTTGGTTCATGTTGTTTTTAACACGATTTCCCCTTTTTCTATCGATCCTTCGAAAGTTCAATCAGGAAGAGAATCGGTGGCAAAAGAAGGGGGCCATCTGTCGGATAAAAAATAA